One genomic region from Fictibacillus marinisediminis encodes:
- a CDS encoding DUF3679 domain-containing protein has protein sequence MGKFMLKCFLITAVLFFGVLLGMQRASVGMNHLKGNTDTGKALVIKESKGHTDAEVLGAPIDAKDLTAKQKQLEESKAFNFFSSLGEKVSVLISSLFQAVIGLISAILSQIFGSLS, from the coding sequence GTGGGTAAATTTATGCTGAAGTGTTTTCTGATCACGGCTGTTTTGTTTTTCGGTGTCCTGCTTGGAATGCAGAGGGCCTCAGTAGGGATGAATCATTTAAAAGGCAATACGGACACAGGTAAAGCTTTGGTGATAAAGGAAAGCAAAGGTCATACTGATGCTGAAGTACTGGGAGCTCCAATAGATGCTAAAGATTTAACGGCGAAACAGAAACAATTAGAAGAGTCTAAAGCCTTTAACTTCTTTTCTTCGCTGGGTGAGAAAGTGTCTGTTCTCATTTCATCTCTTTTTCAAGCGGTCATCGGTCTTATCTCCGCAATACTTTCACAGATATTTGGATCATTAAGCTGA
- the gpr gene encoding GPR endopeptidase, whose product MNNKDLDRNNYSIRTDLAIEAHEMLVNEEKMKEKESSVKGIIIKERDHDGIKYTRVEIDENGAQATGKKPGTYLTFEMQGIREKDSELQERVQEVFARDFKNFINELGIQDDDTCLVVGLGNWNVTPDSLGPNVVENLLITKHLFALSPENVEEGFRPVCAISPGVMGITGIETSDIIEGVIRKVNPDFVIAIDALASRSLERVNTTIQISDSGIHPGSGVGNKRKELSKDTLGIPVIAIGIPTVVDAVTITSDAIDYILKHFGREIKEKDKPSKSLAPTWMTFGEKKILKDDDLPPEAERQSFLGMVGTLDEDEKRMLIREVLSPIGHNLMVTPKEVDTFIEDMANVLAVGLNTALHRQVDQSNSSSYTH is encoded by the coding sequence ATGAACAACAAAGATTTGGATCGGAACAACTATTCCATTCGGACAGACTTAGCGATCGAAGCACATGAAATGCTGGTCAATGAAGAAAAGATGAAGGAAAAGGAGAGCTCTGTTAAAGGCATCATTATTAAAGAACGGGATCATGATGGAATTAAATATACGAGGGTAGAGATAGATGAAAATGGGGCACAGGCTACGGGGAAAAAACCGGGTACATATTTAACATTTGAGATGCAGGGAATTCGGGAAAAGGATTCGGAGCTTCAGGAACGGGTACAGGAGGTCTTTGCCCGTGACTTTAAAAACTTTATTAATGAACTTGGAATTCAGGATGATGACACGTGCCTGGTTGTCGGTCTTGGAAACTGGAATGTTACACCTGATTCTCTAGGGCCCAACGTAGTGGAAAATTTATTGATCACAAAACATTTATTTGCTCTGTCGCCTGAAAATGTGGAAGAAGGGTTCCGGCCGGTCTGTGCCATCTCGCCTGGAGTTATGGGGATAACAGGGATTGAAACGAGCGATATTATTGAAGGCGTCATTCGAAAAGTTAATCCTGATTTTGTGATCGCGATCGATGCTCTGGCTTCGAGATCGCTCGAGCGGGTAAACACGACTATCCAAATCTCTGACAGTGGAATTCATCCAGGGTCTGGTGTCGGCAACAAAAGAAAAGAGCTGAGCAAAGACACACTGGGTATCCCGGTTATCGCGATCGGGATTCCTACCGTTGTCGATGCAGTTACGATCACGAGCGATGCCATTGATTATATCCTCAAGCATTTTGGCAGAGAGATCAAAGAAAAGGATAAGCCGTCCAAGTCTCTCGCACCAACATGGATGACGTTTGGGGAAAAGAAAATTCTGAAAGACGACGATCTTCCACCAGAAGCGGAACGGCAATCCTTCCTGGGAATGGTAGGAACCCTTGATGAAGATGAAAAAAGAATGCTGATTCGGGAGGTCCTCTCGCCAATCGGGCATAATCTCATGGTAACGCCAAAAGAGGTGGATACATTTATAGAGGACATGGCAAATGTTCTTGCCGTAGGATTGAACACAGCGCTTCACAGGCAGGTTGACCAATCCAACAGTTCTTCCTATACGCACTGA
- the rpsT gene encoding 30S ribosomal protein S20, which produces MANIKSAIKRVKTNDKNRAHNASLKSAMRTAVKNFETKVANKDAEGAKEAFTVATKKVDKAATKGLIHKNAASRQKSRLAKALNGINA; this is translated from the coding sequence TTGGCTAATATTAAATCTGCTATTAAACGTGTAAAAACGAACGATAAGAACCGTGCTCATAATGCTTCTTTAAAGTCTGCTATGCGTACAGCTGTGAAAAACTTTGAAACTAAGGTCGCTAACAAAGATGCTGAAGGTGCTAAAGAAGCTTTCACAGTTGCTACTAAAAAAGTTGATAAAGCGGCAACTAAAGGACTTATCCATAAAAATGCAGCTTCCCGTCAGAAGTCTCGTCTTGCTAAAGCGTTAAACGGAATCAACGCATAA
- the holA gene encoding DNA polymerase III subunit delta yields the protein MSIVPLQKKLKQKEFSPYYVLYGTESYIIEQAISAIVKHSLNEEDKDFNFSVYDYMETPIQAVMEDAETLPFMGDRRVVVVKNAYFLTGVKDKSKVEHDLATVERYIQNPADFTLLVFVVPAEKLDERKKIVKTLKKSGELIAATPLSGDSAVEWIKDRAIQRQVHIDTDAAQYLTAKVGNELMALIQEMDKLALYVGDGGNITIPVIDELVPRTLEDNIFSLIDDIVHKKIDAALRTFYDLAKQNEEPIKILSLMARQFRIIYGVKELFSKGYGEKQIAGALKLHPYAVKLASRQARLFEEEELLSMLDRIAEADYEMKTGKMDKQLILELIMLKMAN from the coding sequence TTGTCGATCGTCCCATTACAAAAAAAGTTGAAGCAGAAGGAATTTTCTCCGTATTATGTTCTGTACGGAACTGAATCTTATATTATTGAGCAAGCCATATCCGCCATTGTAAAGCATTCGTTGAATGAAGAAGATAAGGATTTTAACTTCTCTGTATATGACTATATGGAAACTCCTATACAAGCGGTTATGGAAGATGCGGAAACGCTCCCGTTTATGGGGGACAGGCGTGTTGTCGTCGTGAAAAATGCTTATTTTCTAACAGGGGTAAAGGACAAGAGCAAAGTTGAGCATGATCTTGCAACCGTTGAAAGATATATTCAGAATCCAGCTGATTTTACGCTTCTCGTTTTCGTGGTCCCAGCTGAGAAATTAGATGAACGAAAGAAAATAGTTAAAACGCTGAAAAAGTCAGGAGAACTGATCGCGGCTACCCCTTTGAGCGGTGATTCGGCAGTAGAATGGATTAAGGACCGGGCGATTCAGCGGCAAGTGCACATCGATACAGATGCAGCTCAATATTTGACGGCCAAGGTAGGAAATGAATTGATGGCGCTCATTCAGGAAATGGACAAACTGGCATTATACGTTGGGGATGGCGGAAATATCACGATACCCGTCATTGATGAACTCGTACCGAGAACACTGGAAGATAATATTTTTTCTCTCATTGATGATATTGTTCATAAAAAAATTGACGCTGCACTAAGAACTTTTTATGACCTAGCCAAGCAGAATGAAGAACCGATTAAAATTCTCTCCCTGATGGCAAGACAATTTCGTATTATATACGGGGTGAAAGAACTTTTTTCAAAAGGATATGGAGAAAAACAGATTGCAGGAGCTTTAAAGCTGCATCCCTATGCAGTAAAACTGGCTTCCAGACAGGCGAGGCTTTTTGAGGAAGAAGAGCTTCTCAGCATGCTGGATCGCATAGCTGAGGCGGATTATGAAATGAAAACAGGAAAAATGGATAAACAGCTTATTTTGGAACTGATTATGCTGAAGATGGCAAATTAA
- a CDS encoding YqzM family protein: MNHFEKDVQSKRNDLIDSGMGFVWSFGFFTLIFAIGVIIKLIAT; the protein is encoded by the coding sequence ATGAATCATTTCGAAAAAGACGTCCAAAGCAAACGCAATGATTTAATCGATTCAGGCATGGGCTTCGTTTGGTCCTTTGGTTTTTTCACGTTAATCTTTGCAATTGGAGTTATTATCAAACTTATCGCTACATAA